In Bosea vestrisii, a single genomic region encodes these proteins:
- a CDS encoding aspartate/glutamate racemase family protein yields MNERKKTYYGVSVGILMVRSYFERFLGDIGHAGTWDFPVQYRIVHDAIPARMTDLHNVDLLDKFKAAAQELIDAGVDGITTTCGFLSIYQRELAEFCSVPVATSALLQVPMVERLIPASKRVGVLTYNAASLSGRYFEGVGVAADTPVVGMPADSEFVRSIRDGDNSVPFDTLRAEVLEAAGRLLREHPDVGAIVSECTNLTPYSADIVDKFGVPVYDAVSLVNWFHAGLRPRRFRQDER; encoded by the coding sequence TTGAACGAGCGGAAGAAGACCTATTACGGCGTGAGCGTCGGCATCCTGATGGTGCGCTCCTATTTCGAGCGCTTCCTCGGCGATATCGGTCATGCCGGCACCTGGGACTTCCCGGTGCAATACCGCATCGTCCATGACGCGATCCCGGCGCGGATGACCGACCTGCACAATGTCGACCTGCTCGACAAGTTCAAGGCGGCGGCGCAGGAGCTGATCGACGCGGGCGTCGACGGCATCACCACCACCTGCGGCTTCCTCTCGATCTACCAGCGCGAGCTCGCCGAGTTCTGCAGCGTGCCGGTCGCGACCAGCGCCCTGCTGCAGGTGCCGATGGTCGAGCGCCTGATCCCGGCCTCGAAGCGCGTCGGCGTTCTGACCTACAACGCGGCATCGCTGAGTGGGCGCTATTTCGAGGGCGTCGGCGTCGCCGCCGACACCCCGGTCGTCGGCATGCCCGCCGATAGCGAGTTCGTTCGCTCGATCCGCGACGGCGACAACAGCGTGCCCTTCGACACCTTGCGGGCCGAGGTGCTGGAGGCGGCCGGCCGCCTACTGCGCGAGCATCCGGATGTCGGCGCGATCGTCTCCGAATGCACCAATCTTACGCCCTACAGCGCCGATATCGTCGATAAGTTCGGCGTGCCGGTCTATGACGCGGTCTCGCTGGTGAACTGGTTCCATGCTGGCTTGCGGCCGCGCCGCTTCCGCCAGGACGAGCGCTGA
- a CDS encoding NAD(P)/FAD-dependent oxidoreductase: MSANVDLAIIGAGPAGMAAAITARRHGLVVAVSDEQPAPGGQIFRSVTEPAPLPAFVLGPDYHAGRTLAERFLACGADYRPSSLVWQEEKGTLDLTGSDGPQSLQAKRIIVAGGAMERPFPIPGWTLAGVMTAGAAQILLKTASSAAPGAVFAGSGPLIYLVVAQYARAGVPVAALLDTTPRGARLKALRHLPGALMAPSYLHKGFSLLAEIRRAGIRVVRHVEVLRIEGESAVHSVRWQAGAEHGEIATETVFLHQGVIPNVNLAMALGCRHVFDESQRCWRPERDRWGRSSRNDILIAGDAGGILGASCAELTGEIAALAAIADLGRLTLDAAEREAAPAFARLRRESAIRPFLEALYRPAPQFLAPGDDDTLLCRCEEVTRGAVAAAVAEQCQGPNQLKAFTRAGMGPCQGRMCGHSLGETMAALTGRSPSEIGYLRIRMPVKPVTLGDMAGPIEQGRNAA; encoded by the coding sequence ATGAGCGCGAACGTCGATCTCGCCATCATCGGCGCGGGACCGGCCGGCATGGCGGCGGCCATCACCGCCCGCCGGCACGGGCTCGTCGTCGCTGTGAGCGACGAGCAGCCGGCTCCGGGTGGCCAGATCTTCCGGTCTGTCACCGAGCCGGCCCCACTGCCGGCTTTCGTGCTCGGCCCCGACTACCATGCCGGACGGACGCTGGCGGAGCGCTTCCTTGCCTGCGGCGCCGACTACCGGCCGAGCTCGCTGGTCTGGCAGGAGGAGAAGGGCACGCTCGACCTCACCGGTTCCGACGGCCCGCAGAGCCTCCAGGCGAAGCGGATCATCGTCGCGGGCGGGGCGATGGAACGCCCCTTCCCTATTCCCGGTTGGACGCTGGCCGGCGTGATGACGGCCGGCGCGGCCCAGATCCTGCTCAAGACCGCGTCCAGCGCCGCGCCCGGCGCCGTCTTCGCCGGCAGCGGGCCGCTCATCTATCTCGTGGTGGCGCAATATGCCCGCGCCGGCGTGCCGGTCGCCGCCCTGCTCGACACGACGCCGCGAGGAGCGCGATTGAAGGCGCTGCGCCATCTGCCGGGCGCGCTGATGGCACCGTCCTATCTGCACAAGGGCTTTAGCCTGCTGGCGGAGATCAGGCGCGCCGGCATCCGCGTCGTGCGCCATGTCGAGGTGCTGCGGATCGAGGGCGAGAGCGCCGTCCACAGCGTGCGCTGGCAAGCCGGCGCCGAGCACGGCGAGATCGCGACCGAGACGGTCTTCCTGCATCAGGGCGTGATCCCCAACGTCAATCTCGCCATGGCGCTCGGCTGCCGCCATGTCTTCGACGAGAGCCAGCGCTGCTGGCGGCCGGAGCGTGATCGCTGGGGCCGCTCGAGCCGCAACGACATCCTGATCGCCGGCGATGCCGGCGGCATCCTCGGCGCCTCCTGTGCGGAGCTCACCGGCGAAATCGCGGCGCTCGCCGCCATCGCCGATCTCGGCCGCCTAACGCTGGACGCCGCGGAGCGTGAAGCCGCTCCGGCCTTCGCCAGGCTGCGGCGGGAGAGCGCGATCCGACCCTTCCTCGAAGCGCTCTACCGGCCGGCGCCGCAATTCCTCGCCCCAGGCGACGACGACACGCTGCTCTGCCGCTGCGAGGAGGTCACGCGTGGAGCAGTCGCCGCGGCCGTCGCCGAGCAGTGCCAGGGGCCGAACCAGCTCAAGGCCTTCACGCGCGCGGGCATGGGTCCCTGCCAGGGACGCATGTGCGGCCACAGCCTCGGCGAGACGATGGCGGCCCTGACCGGCCGCTCGCCGTCCGAGATCGGCTATCTGCGCATCCGCATGCCGGTGAAACCGGTGACGCTCGGCGACATGGCCGGGCCGATCGAACAAGGGAGGAACGCAGCATGA
- a CDS encoding NAD(P)/FAD-dependent oxidoreductase, whose product MAAGTEIAIVGGGLVGAAIGLGLVRGGASVTLYDEGDVAHRAARGNLGNVWVQGKGLASPPYAELTRRAALAWRGFAAELTDETGIDLRFRQDGAFFCCFTPEELDKRAGQLEVAEVRSQIPSGYSRASLADLRADFPMIGEGVAGATFCRLDGMVDPLRLLRALLAAFQKRGGRYVPRARVETIAPAAGGFRIVGTSGQGHADRLVLAAGLGNARLAPQLGLEAPVRPVRGQILITEKLRPFMPRGISFIRQTADGGLICGESSEESGFDEATTRNVLQDTARRATTAFPFLRDVRAVRAWGRAQGDEPGRAADLPAFGQSSAGLPDLGP is encoded by the coding sequence ATGGCAGCGGGCACCGAGATCGCGATCGTCGGAGGCGGGCTGGTTGGCGCCGCGATCGGGCTCGGTCTCGTGCGTGGCGGGGCGAGCGTCACCCTCTATGACGAGGGCGATGTCGCTCACCGCGCCGCCCGCGGCAATCTCGGCAATGTCTGGGTTCAGGGCAAAGGGTTGGCGAGCCCGCCCTATGCCGAGCTGACCCGCCGAGCCGCCTTGGCGTGGCGCGGTTTCGCCGCCGAGCTGACCGACGAGACCGGCATCGACCTGCGCTTCCGGCAGGACGGCGCCTTCTTCTGCTGCTTCACGCCCGAGGAACTCGACAAGCGCGCCGGCCAGCTCGAGGTGGCCGAGGTACGCTCGCAGATTCCGAGCGGGTATTCGCGCGCGAGCCTCGCCGACCTCCGGGCCGACTTCCCGATGATCGGCGAGGGCGTCGCCGGGGCGACCTTCTGCAGGCTCGACGGCATGGTCGACCCACTGCGCCTGCTGCGCGCACTTCTCGCCGCCTTCCAGAAGCGTGGTGGACGTTACGTGCCGCGCGCCCGCGTCGAGACCATCGCGCCGGCGGCCGGAGGCTTTCGCATCGTCGGCACATCCGGCCAAGGCCATGCCGATCGCCTCGTGCTCGCCGCCGGGCTCGGCAATGCAAGGCTGGCGCCGCAGCTCGGGCTGGAGGCGCCGGTGCGGCCGGTGCGCGGCCAGATCCTGATCACCGAGAAGCTGCGCCCCTTCATGCCGCGCGGCATCAGCTTCATCCGCCAGACCGCCGATGGCGGACTGATCTGCGGCGAATCCTCCGAGGAGTCCGGCTTCGATGAGGCGACGACGCGCAACGTGCTGCAGGACACGGCGCGGCGCGCCACCACCGCCTTCCCCTTCCTGCGCGATGTCAGGGCCGTGCGCGCCTGGGGGCGCGCTCAGGGTGATGAGCCCGGACGGGCAGCCGATTTACCAGCGTTCGGCCAGTCATCCGCAGGCCTTCCTGACCTCGGTCCATAG
- a CDS encoding (2Fe-2S)-binding protein: MFKQLAQPDRPLVGIVLAGRAVSAPEGEMLAAVLLREGFGPLRTTPAGGRERAAYCMMGVCFDCLVTIDGRPNRQACQERVRAGISVEPQQGAALLPVGGSKA; this comes from the coding sequence ATGTTCAAGCAACTCGCGCAGCCTGACCGGCCTCTGGTCGGCATCGTCCTCGCCGGTCGCGCCGTCAGCGCGCCCGAGGGCGAGATGCTGGCGGCCGTGCTGCTGCGCGAAGGCTTCGGGCCGCTCCGCACAACGCCCGCCGGCGGGCGCGAGCGCGCCGCCTATTGCATGATGGGTGTCTGCTTCGACTGCCTCGTCACCATCGACGGCCGCCCGAATCGCCAGGCCTGCCAGGAGCGCGTCCGCGCCGGCATCTCAGTCGAGCCGCAACAGGGCGCGGCCCTCCTCCCAGTCGGCGGGAGCAAGGCATGA
- a CDS encoding TRAP transporter permease produces MRRIDGIPGVLLGLWSVAAVLVHLYFAGTGYPEPLELAAIHLALFVPPVFLLFPATQHSPKSRPSVLDLVLAICAFVPNVYIYLNQEQIYERTSFIDPLTPVQYVLGTIMVATVVEATRRSISYTLAGLVLAVIGYMAICHLLPGAWYYRELPFAHITEINFLSVGSGLYGSLTVMSATIVASFLIFGSLMQASGMSRLFGNFGALTGGRFTGGPAKVAVISSALFGTMSGSSVANVVVTGSMSIPLMKRLGFRPVFAAGIEAAASVGGPLVPPVMGAAAFIMSEMIAVPYSAIIVAAAMGAALYYVNILAAVHYESKKLGIGAIPRHMLPSLSDLARDAHLVLPLALLVTMMMMRFSPYLAAFWGTIATVVVAALRSHTRMGPRELFIALRDGGFLISMIAVAVTSAGIITAALTATGLLLAFTGMIKAAAGGSLLLLAVLIAGTCLFLGVGIPTTPAYIITAAIGAPLIAEHGVPLIAIHLFIFYFAVLADASPPVAPVADAAATIAGAPPMTTGWYACRFALGGFVTGMAYIYEPGLILEGSLFNIVSTAIALATGLVLISAGLVGYTWGPLPAWLRLAYVTAGSLCSLCYVVPVWQRGLAGIALVGATILMSRIAIARGTAPALKPALVSHAEGELR; encoded by the coding sequence ATGCGGCGGATAGACGGAATTCCAGGCGTTCTTCTCGGCCTGTGGTCGGTGGCCGCGGTGCTGGTCCATCTCTATTTCGCCGGCACCGGCTACCCTGAGCCGCTGGAGCTCGCCGCGATCCATCTGGCGCTGTTCGTGCCGCCGGTCTTCCTGCTCTTCCCCGCGACCCAGCATTCCCCAAAGAGCCGGCCGAGCGTCCTAGACCTCGTGCTGGCGATCTGCGCCTTCGTGCCGAACGTCTACATCTATCTGAATCAGGAACAGATCTACGAGCGCACCAGCTTCATCGATCCGTTGACGCCGGTGCAGTACGTACTCGGCACGATCATGGTCGCGACCGTGGTCGAGGCGACGCGACGCTCGATCTCCTACACGCTCGCCGGCCTCGTCCTCGCGGTGATCGGCTACATGGCGATCTGCCACCTCCTGCCGGGCGCCTGGTATTATCGCGAGTTGCCCTTCGCCCACATCACCGAGATCAACTTCCTCTCGGTCGGCAGCGGTCTCTATGGCTCGCTGACAGTGATGAGCGCGACCATCGTCGCCTCTTTCCTGATCTTCGGCTCGCTGATGCAGGCGAGCGGCATGAGCCGGCTCTTCGGCAATTTCGGTGCCCTCACGGGCGGGCGCTTCACCGGCGGGCCGGCCAAGGTCGCGGTGATCTCCTCGGCCCTGTTCGGCACGATGAGCGGCTCCTCCGTCGCCAATGTCGTGGTCACCGGCTCGATGTCGATCCCGCTGATGAAGCGGCTCGGCTTCCGGCCGGTCTTCGCCGCCGGAATCGAGGCGGCGGCGAGCGTCGGCGGGCCGCTGGTGCCGCCGGTGATGGGCGCGGCCGCCTTCATCATGTCGGAGATGATCGCCGTACCCTATTCGGCGATTATCGTCGCGGCGGCGATGGGCGCAGCGCTCTACTACGTCAATATCCTCGCCGCGGTTCACTACGAGTCGAAGAAGCTCGGCATCGGCGCGATCCCGCGCCACATGCTGCCCAGCCTGTCCGACCTCGCGCGCGACGCCCATCTCGTCCTGCCGCTCGCCTTGCTGGTGACGATGATGATGATGCGCTTCTCGCCCTATCTCGCTGCCTTCTGGGGGACGATCGCGACAGTCGTGGTCGCGGCGCTACGCAGCCATACCCGCATGGGGCCGCGCGAGCTCTTCATCGCGCTACGCGACGGCGGCTTCCTGATCTCGATGATCGCGGTCGCGGTGACCTCGGCCGGCATCATCACCGCGGCGCTGACCGCGACCGGCCTGCTGCTCGCCTTCACCGGCATGATCAAGGCGGCGGCCGGCGGCTCGCTGCTGCTGCTGGCGGTGCTGATCGCCGGCACCTGCCTGTTCCTCGGCGTCGGCATCCCGACGACGCCTGCCTACATCATCACCGCCGCCATCGGCGCGCCGCTGATCGCCGAGCACGGCGTGCCGCTGATCGCGATCCATCTCTTCATCTTCTATTTCGCCGTCCTCGCCGACGCCTCGCCGCCGGTCGCGCCCGTAGCCGATGCAGCGGCGACCATCGCCGGCGCCCCGCCGATGACGACCGGCTGGTATGCCTGCCGCTTCGCCCTCGGCGGCTTCGTCACCGGCATGGCCTATATCTACGAGCCGGGCCTGATCCTCGAAGGCTCGCTGTTCAACATCGTCTCGACGGCCATCGCGCTCGCGACCGGGCTGGTGCTGATCTCGGCCGGCCTCGTCGGCTACACTTGGGGGCCGTTGCCCGCCTGGCTGCGCCTCGCCTATGTCACCGCCGGCAGCCTGTGCTCGCTTTGCTACGTCGTGCCGGTCTGGCAGCGCGGGCTCGCCGGCATCGCCCTGGTCGGCGCCACCATCCTGATGAGCCGCATCGCGATCGCGCGCGGCACTGCGCCCGCGCTCAAGCCGGCGCTGGTCAGCCATGCCGAAGGAGAACTGCGTTGA